The Campylobacter sp. RM10537 genome has a segment encoding these proteins:
- the gltB gene encoding glutamate synthase large subunit, with the protein MNLEDILEKNQSVGLYDSKNEHDACGIAAVANIRGIASYKVICNALEILMNLEHRGGFGAEENSGDGAGILIQIPHDFFKTQELGFELPKKGNYAVAQMFLSPNLEAKEEAKAIFLQGLKDKNLEFLGFREVPFNPSDIGKSALRAMPYFLQAFVKKPDEVNAGIEFERVLYACRRLIEKRAINVPKFYFSSFSSRTIVYKGMLLSTQLSDFYLDFKDVNMKSAIALVHSRFSTNTFPSWERAHPNRYMVHNGEINTIRGNVDGIRSRQDLMQSDYFENLDEIFPIIAKESSDSAMFDNTLEFLALNGRTLEEAFMMMVPEPWHKNENMQIHKRAFYEYHSLLMEPWDGPAAIVFTDGVIMGASLDRNGFRPSRYYLTKDDMLILSSETGALKIDEKNIKAKKRLEPGKLLLVDTARGRVVTDNEIKEHYANAKPYQKWLTNLIDLEKQNSGVYKHKFLKQDEIFKLQKIFGWDEVELSIKTMAQNGKEAIISTGVDTPLAILSKNYQPLYNYFKQLCAQVTNPPLDSIREEIVTSTRIYLGCEGNLLKPDEKNAKRVKISLPIISNEELFEIRSLKNFKVKEFSILYDYSKMNLEKALDNLFIEIEKEIKKGTSIVILSDKGADENNAYIPALLAVSGVHNYLVRKNLRTHTSIIIESAEPREIHHFACLLGYGATVINPYLVYESIYKLIQDKELDLSYEKAVENFIHASSNGIVKIASKMGVSTLQSYNGSALFECLGLNSKMIDKYFGSTVSRIEGISLHDFEKEFLYFYKNVFNEKDFKEEHLIDPMIVFNLQKACQTNDYKIFKKYSSLVDEKQITLRSLMEFDFNEAISIDKVESVESIVKRFRTGAISYGSISKEAHECLAMAMNKIGAKSNSGEGGEDEQRYESDKNSAIKQVASGRFGVDLNYLIHAKEIQIKVAQGAKPGEGGQLLGFKVYPWIAKARHSTPAVTLISPPPHHDIYSIEDLAQLIYDLKNANKDAKISVKLVSANGIGTVAAGVAKSGANSILISGYDGGTGASARTSILHAGIPWELGLTEAHQTLILNKLRDRIKLAVDGKLMTGRDLAIAALLGAEEFGFATAVMIVMGCSMNKVCHLNTCPVGIATQDINLRKNFKGKVDEVVNFMYFIAEELREYMAKLGFERLDDMIGRVDKLYQKNVQAKAGKINLDKILKSLSTYNKTAVHFKDYKDNKLEKTIDYRILLPLCKNAIKKPIKLSLEVGNQSRTFATMLSSEILKIYGKDALMEDNIHIKAIGNAGNSFGAFLIKGIKLEIIGDSNDYLGKGLSGGKIIAKISDEATFSPEENIIAGNACLYGATEGEVYLDGIAGERFCVRNSGAKAVVLGMGIHGCEYMTGGLVVVLGDIGANFAAGMSGGVAYILGRHNEVHVNTEFVDIKDLSAKDEKELKKMIEKHIFYTDSKKAKDILDKFDKKDFFKIMPRDYEKMLKMLEICKHEKDPDLAAFLKITQG; encoded by the coding sequence ATGAATTTAGAGGATATTTTAGAAAAAAATCAAAGCGTAGGACTTTATGATTCTAAAAATGAGCATGATGCTTGCGGGATTGCTGCTGTTGCTAATATACGTGGTATTGCTTCTTATAAAGTTATTTGTAATGCTTTAGAAATTTTAATGAATCTTGAGCATAGAGGAGGTTTTGGAGCTGAAGAAAATTCAGGAGATGGAGCTGGAATTTTAATCCAAATTCCACACGATTTTTTTAAAACTCAAGAATTAGGCTTTGAACTTCCTAAAAAAGGCAATTACGCTGTTGCACAAATGTTTTTATCTCCTAATTTAGAGGCTAAAGAAGAAGCTAAAGCCATATTTTTACAAGGTTTAAAAGACAAAAATCTTGAATTTTTAGGATTTAGAGAAGTTCCTTTTAATCCTAGCGATATAGGAAAGAGTGCTTTAAGAGCTATGCCTTATTTTTTACAAGCTTTTGTGAAAAAGCCTGATGAGGTTAATGCAGGAATTGAATTTGAAAGAGTGCTTTATGCTTGCCGTCGTCTTATAGAAAAAAGGGCCATAAATGTGCCTAAATTTTATTTTTCTAGTTTTTCTTCTAGAACTATTGTTTATAAAGGGATGTTGCTTTCAACGCAATTGAGTGATTTTTATCTTGATTTTAAAGATGTCAATATGAAATCAGCCATAGCGTTGGTACATTCTCGCTTTTCTACTAATACTTTTCCAAGCTGGGAAAGAGCACATCCAAATCGTTATATGGTGCATAATGGTGAGATTAATACTATACGAGGCAATGTTGATGGTATTAGATCAAGACAAGATTTGATGCAAAGCGATTATTTTGAAAATTTGGATGAAATCTTTCCAATTATTGCTAAAGAAAGTAGTGATTCTGCTATGTTTGATAATACTTTAGAATTTTTAGCTTTAAATGGTAGAACTTTAGAAGAAGCTTTTATGATGATGGTGCCTGAACCTTGGCATAAAAATGAAAATATGCAAATTCATAAGCGTGCATTTTATGAATATCATTCTTTATTGATGGAACCTTGGGATGGTCCTGCAGCCATAGTTTTTACAGATGGTGTGATTATGGGGGCAAGTTTAGATAGAAATGGTTTTCGTCCTTCAAGATATTATCTTACAAAAGATGATATGCTAATACTTTCTAGCGAAACAGGGGCTTTAAAAATAGATGAAAAAAATATTAAAGCTAAAAAACGCTTGGAGCCAGGAAAGCTTTTGCTTGTTGATACGGCAAGGGGAAGGGTGGTAACTGATAATGAAATTAAAGAACATTATGCTAATGCTAAGCCTTATCAAAAATGGCTTACAAATTTAATTGATCTTGAAAAACAAAATAGTGGAGTTTATAAACACAAATTTTTAAAACAAGATGAAATTTTTAAACTTCAAAAAATTTTTGGTTGGGATGAAGTCGAGCTTAGCATAAAAACTATGGCACAAAATGGTAAAGAAGCAATCATTTCTACCGGAGTTGATACGCCTTTAGCTATTTTATCTAAAAATTACCAGCCTTTGTATAATTATTTTAAGCAGCTTTGTGCACAAGTGACTAATCCTCCGCTTGATTCTATACGAGAAGAAATTGTAACTTCAACAAGAATTTATTTAGGTTGTGAGGGAAATTTATTAAAACCCGATGAAAAGAATGCTAAACGTGTAAAAATTTCTTTACCAATTATCAGTAATGAAGAATTATTTGAGATTAGATCTTTGAAAAATTTTAAAGTAAAAGAATTTTCTATACTTTATGATTATTCTAAAATGAATTTAGAAAAAGCTTTAGATAATCTTTTTATAGAAATAGAAAAAGAGATAAAAAAAGGGACTTCTATTGTTATTTTAAGTGATAAAGGAGCTGATGAAAATAATGCTTACATCCCTGCTTTGCTTGCAGTTTCTGGAGTGCATAATTATTTAGTTAGAAAAAATTTAAGAACACATACAAGTATTATTATAGAAAGTGCAGAGCCAAGAGAAATTCATCATTTTGCTTGTCTTTTGGGCTATGGTGCTACAGTGATTAATCCTTATTTGGTTTATGAAAGTATTTATAAACTTATTCAAGATAAAGAACTTGATTTAAGTTATGAAAAAGCGGTTGAAAATTTCATCCATGCAAGCTCAAATGGTATAGTAAAAATTGCTTCTAAAATGGGTGTTTCTACTTTGCAAAGTTATAATGGATCAGCACTTTTTGAATGCTTGGGATTAAATTCTAAAATGATTGATAAATATTTTGGTTCTACTGTTTCTCGTATAGAGGGTATTAGCTTACATGATTTTGAAAAAGAGTTTCTTTATTTTTATAAAAATGTTTTTAATGAGAAAGATTTTAAAGAAGAACATTTAATCGATCCTATGATTGTTTTTAATCTTCAAAAAGCATGTCAAACCAATGATTATAAAATTTTTAAAAAATATTCTTCTTTGGTCGATGAAAAACAAATTACATTACGTTCTTTAATGGAATTTGATTTTAATGAAGCTATTAGTATTGATAAAGTAGAAAGCGTAGAAAGCATAGTAAAACGTTTTAGAACAGGTGCTATAAGCTATGGATCAATTTCTAAAGAAGCTCATGAGTGTTTGGCTATGGCAATGAATAAAATAGGTGCAAAATCAAACTCAGGTGAGGGTGGTGAAGATGAACAACGCTATGAAAGCGATAAAAATTCCGCTATAAAACAAGTTGCAAGTGGGCGTTTTGGAGTGGATTTAAATTATTTAATTCATGCAAAAGAAATTCAGATTAAAGTTGCCCAAGGTGCAAAACCAGGAGAAGGGGGTCAATTATTAGGCTTTAAAGTTTATCCTTGGATTGCCAAGGCTAGACATTCTACTCCAGCTGTGACGCTTATTTCTCCGCCGCCACATCATGATATTTATTCTATTGAAGATTTGGCTCAGCTTATTTATGATTTAAAAAATGCAAATAAAGATGCCAAAATTTCAGTAAAGCTTGTTAGCGCAAACGGTATAGGAACTGTTGCTGCTGGTGTTGCAAAATCAGGAGCAAATTCTATCTTAATTTCAGGTTATGATGGAGGAACAGGAGCAAGTGCTAGAACTTCTATTTTGCATGCCGGAATTCCTTGGGAATTAGGCCTTACTGAAGCGCATCAAACTCTTATTTTAAATAAACTGAGAGATAGAATAAAATTAGCAGTTGATGGCAAACTTATGACAGGAAGAGATTTAGCTATAGCAGCACTTTTAGGAGCTGAAGAATTTGGTTTTGCTACTGCAGTTATGATAGTAATGGGTTGTAGTATGAATAAGGTTTGTCATCTTAATACTTGTCCAGTTGGAATCGCCACTCAAGATATCAATCTTAGAAAGAATTTTAAAGGAAAAGTGGATGAAGTTGTTAATTTTATGTATTTTATAGCTGAAGAATTGAGAGAATATATGGCTAAATTAGGTTTTGAACGCTTAGATGATATGATAGGTCGCGTAGATAAACTTTATCAAAAAAATGTTCAAGCTAAAGCAGGAAAAATTAATTTAGATAAAATTTTAAAATCTTTATCCACTTACAATAAAACCGCAGTGCATTTTAAAGATTATAAAGATAATAAACTTGAAAAAACGATTGATTATAGAATTTTACTCCCACTTTGTAAAAATGCTATAAAAAAACCGATTAAACTTTCTTTAGAAGTAGGCAATCAAAGTAGAACTTTTGCTACTATGCTTTCAAGTGAAATTTTAAAAATTTATGGAAAAGACGCTTTAATGGAAGATAATATTCATATTAAAGCTATAGGGAATGCTGGAAATAGTTTTGGAGCTTTTTTGATAAAAGGGATCAAGCTTGAGATTATCGGGGATAGCAATGATTATTTAGGAAAAGGTTTAAGTGGAGGAAAAATCATCGCTAAAATTTCAGATGAAGCAACTTTTTCACCTGAAGAAAATATTATTGCAGGAAATGCTTGTTTGTATGGTGCAACCGAAGGTGAAGTATATCTTGATGGTATAGCTGGAGAGAGATTTTGTGTAAGAAATTCAGGCGCTAAAGCTGTGGTTTTAGGAATGGGAATTCATGGATGTGAATATATGACAGGTGGGCTTGTGGTTGTGCTTGGTGATATAGGTGCTAATTTTGCAGCTGGTATGAGCGGAGGTGTTGCTTATATATTAGGAAGACACAATGAAGTTCATGTTAATACTGAGTTTGTAGATATTAAAGATTTGAGTGCTAAAGATGAAAAAGAATTAAAAAAGATGATAGAAAAGCATATTTTTTATACTGATTCTAAAAAAGCTAAAGATATATTAGATAAATTTGATAAGAAAGATTTTTTTAAAATTATGCCAAGGGATTATGAAAAAATGTTAAAAATGCTTGAAATTTGTAAGCATGAAAAAGATCCAGATTTGGCAGCTTTTTTGAAAATCACACAAGGATAA
- a CDS encoding DUF262 domain-containing protein, protein MAGFQPAITINEAMQRIKNNEYLLPAFQREYVWKPWQIEELFDSLMRGYPISSMLFWQVKDESKTAWKFYRFLEYYRERYHTHNDYFNTSSHKDFYAVLDGQQRLTSLYLALFGHYDIHRSHHKRENDDKNFKICDFYFNLTQSKKPENENVEYEFLWLDKVETKEQDIYIDKYQQKWFKCKSIYNIADINEIMEISENSNLQKEERKRLSEFHTLIFNTKDRSKINFYLEEEKNPDKAVNIFIRINSNGESLDYSDILFSIAIANWNKIDARTEINNLVDKINENFKISKDLILKGFLYLFHQNIKFQINSFDKNFIEFIETKWEDIKNAFIETFKLLRSFGFEAKTLSSNNAVLPILYFIYHKNLTNNIVESVGCQENRELIKKWLLRVIIFKPFGGSGDTVLTNMRKAFIKEFKQNEVFFDREIELFPLQEIEKEAKYNQKIDDDFLKDNVLVHRKSSSEAFAVLALLYPNLDYKNNDFDKDHLHPESAYVKYEKIYKEKNEGYWNFQVYDSLLNLQMLDKNENKSKKDKPLKQWVDENCKDDRKAFLEKHLIPDVDLSLENFNEFLEARERLMIDKLKEKLNLY, encoded by the coding sequence ATGGCAGGATTTCAGCCAGCAATAACAATTAATGAAGCAATGCAAAGAATTAAAAATAATGAATATTTGCTTCCAGCTTTTCAAAGAGAATATGTATGGAAACCTTGGCAGATTGAAGAATTATTTGATTCGTTAATGAGAGGTTATCCTATAAGTTCTATGCTTTTTTGGCAAGTTAAAGATGAGAGTAAAACAGCTTGGAAATTTTATAGATTTTTAGAGTATTATCGTGAAAGATATCATACGCACAATGATTATTTTAATACCTCAAGTCATAAAGACTTTTATGCTGTTTTAGACGGACAACAACGTCTTACTTCTTTATATCTTGCATTGTTTGGGCATTATGATATACATAGAAGTCATCATAAACGGGAAAATGATGATAAAAATTTTAAAATTTGTGATTTTTATTTTAATCTTACTCAAAGCAAAAAACCAGAGAATGAAAACGTTGAATATGAATTTTTATGGCTTGATAAAGTGGAAACAAAGGAACAAGATATTTATATAGACAAATATCAGCAAAAATGGTTTAAATGCAAGAGTATTTATAATATAGCAGATATTAATGAAATTATGGAAATTTCAGAAAATAGCAATTTACAAAAAGAAGAAAGAAAACGTTTAAGTGAGTTTCATACTTTGATATTTAATACTAAAGATCGATCCAAGATTAATTTTTATTTAGAAGAAGAAAAAAATCCAGATAAAGCAGTCAATATTTTTATTAGAATCAACTCGAATGGAGAGTCGCTTGATTATTCTGATATTTTATTTAGTATTGCTATTGCCAATTGGAATAAAATTGATGCAAGAACAGAAATAAATAATCTTGTAGATAAAATCAATGAAAATTTTAAAATTTCTAAAGACTTAATTCTTAAGGGATTCTTGTATTTATTTCATCAAAATATTAAATTTCAAATCAATAGTTTTGACAAAAATTTTATAGAATTTATAGAAACTAAATGGGAAGATATAAAGAATGCTTTTATTGAAACTTTTAAATTACTTAGAAGTTTTGGGTTTGAAGCAAAAACGTTATCATCAAATAATGCAGTTTTACCTATTTTATATTTTATTTATCATAAAAATTTAACCAATAATATTGTTGAATCTGTAGGATGTCAAGAAAATAGAGAATTGATAAAAAAATGGCTGCTTAGAGTTATTATTTTTAAACCATTTGGCGGAAGTGGAGACACTGTTTTGACCAATATGCGTAAAGCTTTTATTAAAGAATTTAAGCAAAATGAAGTATTTTTTGATAGAGAGATAGAGTTATTTCCATTGCAAGAAATTGAAAAAGAGGCAAAATATAATCAAAAAATAGATGATGATTTTTTAAAAGATAATGTGTTGGTGCATCGTAAAAGTAGCTCAGAAGCATTCGCTGTATTAGCTTTGCTTTATCCAAATTTAGATTATAAAAATAATGATTTTGATAAAGATCATTTACACCCAGAATCTGCTTATGTTAAATATGAAAAAATTTATAAAGAGAAAAATGAGGGTTATTGGAATTTTCAAGTCTATGATTCTTTGCTAAATTTGCAAATGCTTGATAAAAATGAAAACAAGTCTAAAAAAGATAAACCTTTAAAGCAATGGGTGGATGAAAATTGCAAGGATGATAGAAAAGCATTTTTAGAAAAACATTTAATACCAGATGTTGATTTGTCTTTGGAAAATTTTAACGAGTTTTTAGAGGCAAGAGAAAGATTAATGATAGATAAATTAAAGGAAAAATTAAATTTGTATTAA
- a CDS encoding ribonuclease HII has product MKLLFPENELLPEYDENLVGIDEAGRGALAGPMMMAACKLNKKIDGLCDSKKLSEKKREKLYEIIIQNSNYLILAFSSEQIDNLGLSACLKTGLTLIKRHFKIHSHFLYDGNTNFGINNIKTLVKADAKILQVSAASILAKVSKDRVMNFLAKEFPYYEFEKNKAYGTKIHRELIAKFGICKLHRKSFKLL; this is encoded by the coding sequence ATGAAACTTTTATTTCCAGAAAATGAACTTTTACCAGAATATGATGAAAATTTAGTAGGTATTGATGAAGCTGGACGTGGAGCTTTGGCAGGTCCTATGATGATGGCAGCTTGCAAGCTTAATAAAAAAATAGACGGACTTTGCGACTCTAAAAAACTTAGTGAAAAAAAACGCGAAAAACTTTATGAAATAATCATACAAAATTCAAACTATCTCATTCTAGCTTTTTCATCTGAACAAATTGATAATCTAGGACTTAGCGCTTGTTTAAAAACAGGTTTAACACTTATAAAAAGACATTTTAAAATACATTCTCATTTTTTGTATGATGGCAATACGAATTTTGGAATTAACAATATCAAAACCCTAGTTAAAGCGGATGCTAAAATTTTACAAGTAAGTGCAGCTAGCATACTTGCCAAAGTAAGCAAAGATAGAGTTATGAATTTTTTGGCTAAAGAATTCCCCTATTATGAATTTGAAAAAAATAAAGCCTATGGTACCAAAATTCATAGAGAATTAATAGCCAAATTTGGAATTTGTAAATTACATAGAAAAAGTTTTAAGCTTTTGTAA
- a CDS encoding beta-1,4-N-acetylgalactosaminyltransferase: MIKDINLNDIDILIDSKLLKQIHSFSNEYFIKKMNNMGGGHYGFFNLDKNSKNTKSPLNPWAFIRVKNEISTLKSSLESILPAIQRGIIAYNDCDDGSEEFILEFCKKYPTFIPKKYPFSIQIQSPKKEKNKLYYYYNWVLSFIPKGEWFIKIDVDQIYDAQKLYKSFYIPKNENDVVSIARMDFAVIKEQVYIIPKPTSKTLFIDEIDHWLIKNENLCFREALVKGDSRNWNEIDPAKISKYNNLKSYEAIIINKPHITFYQTQLTNYHFPFVKKDKVIYKTKKNWIKLEEYIDKNLDNLIGIKIDPSFLKKEKIIQIYKTFNLENFKQNKEYKIKNWLKYFYETFISRK; the protein is encoded by the coding sequence ATGATAAAAGATATTAATCTTAATGATATTGATATTTTAATTGACTCAAAATTATTAAAACAAATTCATTCTTTTTCTAATGAATATTTTATTAAAAAAATGAACAATATGGGGGGGGGTCATTATGGATTTTTTAACCTCGATAAAAATTCAAAAAATACAAAATCGCCACTAAATCCTTGGGCTTTTATAAGGGTAAAAAATGAAATTTCAACTTTAAAAAGTTCCTTAGAAAGTATTCTTCCAGCAATACAAAGAGGTATCATTGCTTATAATGATTGCGATGATGGAAGTGAAGAATTTATTTTAGAATTTTGTAAAAAATATCCAACTTTTATTCCTAAAAAATATCCCTTTTCTATACAAATTCAAAGCCCTAAAAAAGAAAAAAATAAACTTTATTACTATTATAATTGGGTTCTTAGCTTTATTCCTAAGGGAGAATGGTTTATCAAAATCGATGTAGATCAAATTTATGATGCCCAAAAACTTTATAAAAGTTTTTATATTCCCAAAAATGAAAATGATGTTGTATCTATAGCAAGAATGGATTTTGCTGTAATTAAAGAACAAGTTTATATCATTCCCAAACCAACAAGTAAGACTTTATTTATAGATGAAATAGATCATTGGCTTATTAAAAATGAAAATTTATGTTTTAGAGAAGCTCTAGTTAAAGGAGATTCTCGTAATTGGAATGAAATTGATCCTGCAAAAATATCAAAATATAATAATCTAAAATCATATGAAGCAATAATTATCAATAAACCTCATATCACTTTTTACCAAACACAACTTACAAATTATCATTTTCCTTTTGTAAAAAAAGACAAAGTGATTTATAAAACCAAAAAAAACTGGATAAAATTAGAAGAATATATTGACAAAAATTTAGATAATCTAATTGGCATAAAAATCGATCCTTCTTTTTTAAAAAAAGAAAAAATTATACAAATTTACAAAACTTTCAATCTTGAAAATTTCAAACAAAATAAAGAATATAAAATAAAAAACTGGTTAAAATATTTTTATGAAACTTTTATTTCCAGAAAATGA
- a CDS encoding ferritin family protein, translated as MRQYETYKCSKCGNEVEIQVVGGGKLTCCGEEMQCITTDLTAVNLMKAFAGESMARNKYDLFADVAEEEGWHAVARHFREAAENEKWHARAEFKAYHEIVDGKPLEVTTKNLVTAAEGENYEHTTMYPNFAKIAEDEGKKAIARLFTAIGKVEIEHEREYLALKKMLEEEEFFNSEEEDLWVCEVCGHIHRGKKAPAACPLCKAPREYFKREFLG; from the coding sequence ATGAGACAGTATGAAACTTATAAGTGCTCAAAATGCGGCAATGAAGTTGAAATTCAAGTTGTAGGTGGAGGAAAACTTACTTGTTGTGGCGAAGAAATGCAATGTATAACAACAGATTTAACGGCTGTAAATCTTATGAAAGCTTTTGCGGGAGAGTCTATGGCTAGAAATAAATACGACTTATTTGCTGATGTTGCAGAAGAAGAAGGATGGCATGCAGTCGCTAGACATTTTAGAGAAGCTGCTGAAAATGAAAAATGGCATGCAAGAGCTGAATTTAAAGCTTATCATGAAATCGTAGATGGAAAACCTTTAGAAGTAACAACAAAAAATCTTGTAACCGCAGCAGAAGGTGAAAACTATGAACATACAACCATGTATCCAAATTTTGCTAAAATTGCAGAAGATGAAGGTAAAAAAGCTATAGCAAGACTATTTACCGCTATTGGAAAAGTAGAAATTGAACATGAAAGAGAATATTTAGCTCTTAAAAAAATGCTTGAAGAAGAAGAATTCTTTAATAGCGAAGAAGAAGATTTATGGGTTTGTGAAGTTTGCGGACATATCCATCGTGGTAAAAAAGCTCCAGCAGCCTGTCCTTTATGTAAAGCTCCAAGAGAATATTTTAAAAGAGAATTTTTAGGCTAA
- a CDS encoding YagU family protein, with product MKTDRKYTLAFFIGILAGIFGAIVKWGWEVPFPPRNPNIFWPIDALERTTPPKIFLEQLGLSTDWTYTFSGIQMPLSIFIVHVGFSIIFAIAYCMIAEKWHKITMWQGAVFGFFVYLFAHVIVMPLIAEVPPLSEIPFDEHLSEFFGHIVWLWGIEIVRRDIRNRITKEIEN from the coding sequence ATGAAAACTGATAGAAAATATACTCTAGCATTTTTTATAGGAATTTTAGCAGGTATTTTTGGTGCAATTGTAAAATGGGGATGGGAAGTACCTTTTCCTCCTCGAAATCCTAATATATTTTGGCCAATAGATGCATTAGAGCGCACAACTCCGCCTAAAATTTTTCTAGAACAATTAGGATTATCTACCGATTGGACTTATACATTTTCAGGTATACAAATGCCTTTGTCGATTTTTATAGTTCATGTGGGATTTTCTATTATATTTGCAATAGCATATTGTATGATAGCAGAAAAATGGCACAAAATAACAATGTGGCAAGGAGCTGTTTTTGGTTTTTTTGTTTATCTTTTTGCTCATGTAATTGTTATGCCTTTAATTGCAGAAGTTCCTCCTCTTTCAGAAATTCCTTTTGATGAGCACTTATCTGAATTTTTTGGGCATATAGTTTGGCTTTGGGGTATAGAAATTGTACGTCGTGATATAAGAAATCGTATCACAAAAGAAATCGAAAATTAA
- a CDS encoding HD domain-containing protein — MINIKLIEHIFKAASISRWNDYPRMANLVELDKQAHKFIIAYFIAKMEKDIDMKMIIEGGIFEFLSRVVVTDIRPDVYHEIVRQKKDEVNAWVLSKIEPMIIDIEDGEFLKRFENYLHSNSYAKERLILKAASYFATKWEFNIVYQTSAFLSDIDEIKNKVEEELEDYYELIGARKIALNQKIAKIIDLSGRLRFQKRWAQTPRIPETAVLGHMLVVAILGYFYSLKIKACDKRLENNFYCALFHDLPESLTRDIISPVKYGIEGLHEIINDYEMKLINEKILPFVPENLRAEFSFILGIREGRAGEPNFVKNEFENRTYKNKKIELCSGSLSSFNENDFGAIDGKALKYCDKLAAFIEAGLSISYGVKSKELENGFLGMYDFFEKNRTIDGVNFFEICTKLKEYFKI, encoded by the coding sequence ATGATAAATATAAAACTTATAGAACATATTTTTAAAGCCGCTTCTATTAGCCGCTGGAATGATTATCCAAGAATGGCAAATTTAGTTGAACTTGACAAACAAGCGCATAAATTTATTATCGCATATTTTATTGCCAAAATGGAAAAAGATATTGATATGAAAATGATTATAGAAGGAGGTATTTTTGAATTTTTAAGTCGTGTTGTAGTGACTGATATACGCCCTGATGTTTATCATGAAATCGTACGCCAAAAAAAAGATGAAGTGAATGCTTGGGTTTTAAGCAAAATTGAACCTATGATAATAGATATTGAAGATGGAGAGTTTCTTAAGCGTTTTGAAAACTATCTTCATAGCAATTCTTATGCCAAAGAAAGGCTAATTTTAAAAGCCGCTTCTTATTTTGCTACAAAATGGGAATTTAATATTGTCTATCAAACCTCAGCTTTTTTAAGCGATATTGATGAAATTAAAAACAAAGTTGAAGAAGAATTAGAAGACTACTATGAATTAATAGGAGCTAGAAAAATCGCATTAAATCAAAAAATAGCAAAGATAATTGATCTTAGTGGGAGGCTTCGTTTTCAAAAACGCTGGGCACAAACTCCAAGAATTCCAGAAACTGCGGTACTTGGACATATGCTAGTAGTTGCAATTTTAGGTTATTTTTATTCTTTAAAAATCAAAGCTTGTGATAAAAGATTGGAAAATAATTTTTATTGTGCTTTATTTCATGACTTACCAGAAAGTCTTACAAGAGATATTATTAGTCCTGTTAAATATGGGATAGAAGGTCTTCATGAAATTATAAATGATTACGAAATGAAATTAATTAATGAAAAAATTCTCCCTTTTGTACCTGAAAATTTAAGAGCTGAATTCTCTTTTATACTTGGCATTAGAGAAGGAAGAGCAGGGGAGCCTAATTTTGTTAAAAATGAATTTGAAAATCGCACTTATAAAAATAAAAAAATAGAGCTTTGCAGTGGCAGCTTAAGTTCTTTTAATGAAAATGATTTTGGAGCAATTGACGGTAAAGCTTTGAAATATTGCGATAAGCTCGCTGCCTTTATAGAAGCTGGACTTAGTATCAGCTATGGCGTTAAATCCAAAGAACTTGAAAATGGTTTTTTAGGAATGTATGATTTTTTTGAAAAAAACCGCACTATAGATGGAGTAAATTTTTTTGAAATATGCACAAAGCTTAAAGAATATTTTAAAATTTAA
- the queC gene encoding 7-cyano-7-deazaguanine synthase QueC → MSKKALCIISGGMDSTLCAYLAKKEGYEIVALHFDYEQRTQKKERECFEKICQTLKVEKTYILDVSFIKTIGGNALTNTELSIPKNELLLNNVNPPITYVPFRNGIFLSIAGSLAEKENCESIFIGVVEEDGSGYPDCTFEFIKKAENFINNGTSKNFKVSLKTPLIKLNKGQIVELALSENVPLELTWSCYENNDEACGECDSCLLRLRGFKKAGIKDKIKYKNN, encoded by the coding sequence ATGAGTAAAAAGGCACTTTGTATAATCAGCGGAGGAATGGATAGTACTTTATGTGCTTATTTAGCTAAAAAAGAAGGCTATGAGATTGTAGCTTTGCATTTTGATTACGAACAAAGAACTCAAAAAAAAGAAAGAGAATGTTTTGAAAAAATTTGTCAGACTCTAAAAGTTGAAAAAACTTATATTTTGGATGTAAGTTTTATTAAAACTATAGGTGGAAATGCTTTAACTAATACAGAGTTAAGTATACCTAAAAATGAACTTCTTTTAAATAATGTCAATCCACCTATAACTTATGTTCCTTTTCGCAATGGAATTTTTTTAAGTATAGCAGGGTCTTTAGCTGAAAAAGAAAACTGTGAAAGTATCTTTATAGGAGTTGTGGAAGAGGATGGTAGTGGTTATCCTGATTGCACTTTTGAATTTATAAAAAAAGCAGAGAATTTTATCAATAACGGAACGAGTAAAAATTTTAAAGTCTCATTAAAAACACCTCTTATTAAACTTAATAAGGGTCAGATTGTCGAGCTGGCTTTAAGTGAAAATGTTCCATTAGAGCTCACTTGGTCTTGTTATGAAAATAATGACGAAGCTTGTGGAGAGTGCGATAGTTGTTTACTTCGTTTAAGAGGTTTTAAAAAAGCAGGAATAAAAGATAAGATCAAATATAAAAATAATTAG